One window of the Syngnathoides biaculeatus isolate LvHL_M chromosome 11, ASM1980259v1, whole genome shotgun sequence genome contains the following:
- the LOC133508713 gene encoding uncharacterized protein LOC133508713 isoform X3 — translation MHDVSNKLTPAREACVGPRGRRRGRLRRANASEATIGWRGRLWGTRTKLFATDRTVRTWVRLDHWTRPWTFDTRHWDSPEAEPSVFPDLRSDTGPAGSPVTFRCSVFSRPHNKTCTDGHDVFWFRAATDVAHPSFVYAREDCGEVESGSVQKCVHGFSKDVGSSEAGTYSCAVAACGQIFVTTAKTIIKEDSSKCSLHGFVIIIMSVALVISFIVSGFLIFKIKTKICFCFQARPQTSDETVSGVQQRRDEDALVYSVPTVVRKSGKVRQTNEEFSTYTDVRLHES, via the exons ATGCATGACGTTAGCAACAAGCTAACGCCAGCTCgcgaggcctgtgttggaccacgtggaagaagacgaggacgcttgcgacgagctaacgctagcgaggccaCCATCGGCTGGCGAGGCCGGCTTTGGGGTACAAGGACAAAGCTCTTCGCAACGGATCGGACCGTGAGGACTTGGGTGAGGCTGGACCATTGGACACGACCCTGGACGTTCGACACgagacattggg ATTCCCCAGAAGCAGAACCGTCTGTCTTCCCAGACTTGCGGTCTGATACGGGCCCGGCAGGATCACCCGTGACCTTCCGGTGCTCGGTCTTCTCGCGCCCTCACAATAAAACGTGTACGGATGGACACGACGTTTTCTGGTTCCGAGCCGCAACAGATGTCGCGCATCCCAGCTTCGTTTACGCTCGTGAAGATTGCGGAGAGGTCGAAAGTGGCTCGGTGCAGAAATGCGTTCACGGTTTCTCGAAGGACGTCGGCTCCTCCGAGGCCGGAACGTACTCCTGTGCCGTGGCCGCGTGTGGCCAGATTTTTGTGACAACTGCAAAGACAATTATCAAAGAAG ATTCCAGCAAGTGTTCTTTACATGggtttgtcatcatcatcatgagtgTCGCTTTGGTCATTAGCTTCATCGTGTCAGGCTTCCTCATATTCAAGATCaagacaaaaatatgtttttgcttCCAAG CTCGTCCGCAAACCTCTGACGAAACGGTCAGTGGTGTTCAGCAG AGGAGGGACGAGGACGCTTTGGTTTATTCTGTGCCGACCGTCGTCAGGAAAAGTGGCAAAGTGAGGCAGACAAATGAGGAATTTAGCACTTACACCGATGTCCGTCTTCATGAGTCCTGA
- the LOC133508713 gene encoding uncharacterized protein LOC133508713 isoform X1 encodes MECPRDKSQIQGHLSWMRLVSGNFPEFLANMPIYDVNESKLWSSNSKSRITAKQEPGMFVLEIRHVQKSDMAVYYCVSWNWVQKMTFVNGIFLQVKDSPEAEPSVFPDLRSDTGPAGSPVTFRCSVFSRPHNKTCTDGHDVFWFRAATDVAHPSFVYAREDCGEVESGSVQKCVHGFSKDVGSSEAGTYSCAVAACGQIFVTTAKTIIKEDSSKCSLHGFVIIIMSVALVISFIVSGFLIFKIKTKICFCFQARPQTSDETVSGVQQRRDEDALVYSVPTVVRKSGKVRQTNEEFSTYTDVRLHES; translated from the exons ATGGAATGTCCCCGGGACAAATCCCAAATTCAGGGTCATCTTTCTTGGATGCGACTCGTTTCTGGAAACTTTCCTGAATTCTTAGCTAATATGCCGATCTATGATGTGAATGAATCTAAACTTTGGTCATCGAACAGCAAATCTCGCATCACAGCCAAACAAGAACCAGGAATGTTTGTCCTGGAAATTCGTCACGTGCAGAAAAGTGACATGGCCGTCTACTACTGTGTCAGTTGGAATTGGGTgcagaaaatgacatttgtgaATGGAATATTTCTGCAGGTCAAAG ATTCCCCAGAAGCAGAACCGTCTGTCTTCCCAGACTTGCGGTCTGATACGGGCCCGGCAGGATCACCCGTGACCTTCCGGTGCTCGGTCTTCTCGCGCCCTCACAATAAAACGTGTACGGATGGACACGACGTTTTCTGGTTCCGAGCCGCAACAGATGTCGCGCATCCCAGCTTCGTTTACGCTCGTGAAGATTGCGGAGAGGTCGAAAGTGGCTCGGTGCAGAAATGCGTTCACGGTTTCTCGAAGGACGTCGGCTCCTCCGAGGCCGGAACGTACTCCTGTGCCGTGGCCGCGTGTGGCCAGATTTTTGTGACAACTGCAAAGACAATTATCAAAGAAG ATTCCAGCAAGTGTTCTTTACATGggtttgtcatcatcatcatgagtgTCGCTTTGGTCATTAGCTTCATCGTGTCAGGCTTCCTCATATTCAAGATCaagacaaaaatatgtttttgcttCCAAG CTCGTCCGCAAACCTCTGACGAAACGGTCAGTGGTGTTCAGCAG AGGAGGGACGAGGACGCTTTGGTTTATTCTGTGCCGACCGTCGTCAGGAAAAGTGGCAAAGTGAGGCAGACAAATGAGGAATTTAGCACTTACACCGATGTCCGTCTTCATGAGTCCTGA
- the LOC133508713 gene encoding uncharacterized protein LOC133508713 isoform X2 has protein sequence MECPRDKSQIQGHLSWMRLVSGNFPEFLANMPIYDVNESKLWSSNSKSRITAKQEPGMFVLEIRHVQKSDMAVYYCVSWNWVQKMTFVNGIFLQVKDSPEAEPSVFPDLRSDTGPAGSPVTFRCSVFSRPHNKTCTDGHDVFWFRAATDVAHPSFVYAREDCGEVESGSVQKCVHGFSKDVGSSEAGTYSCAVAACGQIFVTTAKTIIKEDSSKCSLHGFVIIIMSVALVISFIVSGFLIFKIKTKICFCFQARPQTSDETRRDEDALVYSVPTVVRKSGKVRQTNEEFSTYTDVRLHES, from the exons ATGGAATGTCCCCGGGACAAATCCCAAATTCAGGGTCATCTTTCTTGGATGCGACTCGTTTCTGGAAACTTTCCTGAATTCTTAGCTAATATGCCGATCTATGATGTGAATGAATCTAAACTTTGGTCATCGAACAGCAAATCTCGCATCACAGCCAAACAAGAACCAGGAATGTTTGTCCTGGAAATTCGTCACGTGCAGAAAAGTGACATGGCCGTCTACTACTGTGTCAGTTGGAATTGGGTgcagaaaatgacatttgtgaATGGAATATTTCTGCAGGTCAAAG ATTCCCCAGAAGCAGAACCGTCTGTCTTCCCAGACTTGCGGTCTGATACGGGCCCGGCAGGATCACCCGTGACCTTCCGGTGCTCGGTCTTCTCGCGCCCTCACAATAAAACGTGTACGGATGGACACGACGTTTTCTGGTTCCGAGCCGCAACAGATGTCGCGCATCCCAGCTTCGTTTACGCTCGTGAAGATTGCGGAGAGGTCGAAAGTGGCTCGGTGCAGAAATGCGTTCACGGTTTCTCGAAGGACGTCGGCTCCTCCGAGGCCGGAACGTACTCCTGTGCCGTGGCCGCGTGTGGCCAGATTTTTGTGACAACTGCAAAGACAATTATCAAAGAAG ATTCCAGCAAGTGTTCTTTACATGggtttgtcatcatcatcatgagtgTCGCTTTGGTCATTAGCTTCATCGTGTCAGGCTTCCTCATATTCAAGATCaagacaaaaatatgtttttgcttCCAAG CTCGTCCGCAAACCTCTGACGAAACG AGGAGGGACGAGGACGCTTTGGTTTATTCTGTGCCGACCGTCGTCAGGAAAAGTGGCAAAGTGAGGCAGACAAATGAGGAATTTAGCACTTACACCGATGTCCGTCTTCATGAGTCCTGA